The genomic DNA TTGATCCCGAATGGTAACTTCATTTGATATTGAACTCTGATCGGTTCTATCTGGAACCAATCTTGGATCATTCTTTCTATGATCGGATTCAATTGAGGAACGACAGAGGAATAGATTCCACCAACGATCTGGCTGCTATCTATTTCGAATTCTCGGAGGAAACCCTTGAGATAAAGTCCCATTTCGTCGGAAGTTCTATCTCTACGAGTAACTGTTCTTCTATGGAAAATCGGCTCTTTAGAACCGTTCTCATAAATTCCAAAGACTGTGTTGGTATTGCCGACGTCGATTACTAGAATCATTCTACTCCAAGGACCTAAAATCCTCGGGGCTGTCAATGAATTCGACCATGTTTCCGACCGAGGTCCGGGCTAATAATTTTCCTTCTTCATTTACTCCCAGAAGCGTTGCGGTTTTTTGTTCTCCGCTTTCCGTCCAGGCTATGGTTTCTCCTTTCCAGAGAAGCTTCTCGTTTATGAATTCTATTCTTTTTTCTCCATCTGAAATTGCTAATACTGCATCGTTCAGAAGAGGAAGTAAGGTTTCTAAAAAACGGGCCCTTCTTCCTTTTTCATTTTGATCGCTTGTGATAAATCCGGCGTCGATCAGATAATCCGGAATTTCAGTGCCATAAAGATTGGCTCCGATCCCTAAGATCCAATCCCAAACTTCTCCTTCTTTTTCCGTTTCAATTAAAATACCGCAGACTTTTTTTCCATTTAAATAGATATCATTCGGCCATTTGATCCTAAGATCTTTTTTACTGGTAGAAGGATATACGGATAAAATTGCCTTTGCTACCGCGACTCCCACATATAAGGAGAATAGCCCGGGAGAAGATAGATTAGAATCGGAGGAGAATTTACCTGAGAAGATAAAAGGCTCGTCTCCCAATATACTCCAGGTTTTTCCCTTTCTTCCCCTTCCAGAAGATTGAAAATCCGCTAGGATCCAGGACCCTGGTGGGAATTCCTTACCTTTTAAGATGGTATTCGTGGAACCTGCTTCTGAGAGAAATATTCCTTTTTCGGGATCCAATAATTGAAACGACATGAGTTCTGTTTAGTACCTTTTTCCGATCTTTCGGACAAGAAAAAATCTGGCACTTGTGCGAAAAAGACAGGTCCTATAACTAAACAAAAATTCCTCCCTACAAATACAGATAGAAAGAGGTTCCTTTGAAGCTTTCTGAGGTTTCTATTCGCAATCCAATTTTTGCATGGATGATGATGGCAGCTATCATCCTGCTGGGAAGTATCGGCTTCTCCCGTATGGGTCTTTCTCAGATGCCGGACGTCGACTTCCCGATCGTGAACGTTACTCTCAACTTGACCGGGGCAAACGCTCAAGTTATGGAGACCGACGTAGTCGATCCTATTGAAGAAGTCCTGATGACAGTCCAAGGTGTTGTAGAAGTTCGTTCCGTTTCCACAGACGGTTCTGCGACTATCACTGTGGAGTTGGAGCTCAAACGTGATGTGGATGTTGCGGTCCAAGAGATCCAAACTAAGATCGCTCAGGTAAGCAATAAACTTCCGGATGATCTGGATCCTGCGATTATCATGAAATCAAATCCGGATGATCAACCTATTATCTGGGTTGCACTAACTGCTCCGAATAGAAGCGATCAGGAGAAGATGGTCTTTGTTAAGACCAGGCTCAAAGATAAATTCCAAGAAATTCCTGGAGTAGGGGAAATCATACTCGGCGGTTATGTGGACCGCACAATCAATGTATTCTTGGATCCGATCCGCCTTTTGAGAGCGGAGCTTACAGTAACCGATATCATTAATACATTAACAGAACAGAATATAGAAGTTCCTTCCGGAAGAGTGCAAAATAAACTCTCCGAAGTTTCCTTAAGAGCGGTAGGAGATGTTCCAACTGTAGAACAATTTTCGAATATATATATCAACTCCAGAAGCGGGGCCGCGATGTTTCGTCCGGTTCGCTTGAGAGAAGTGGCAAAGATAGAAGATGGCCTGGACGAGATCAGAAGAATCTCCAGATTTAACGGTGTTTCCGCAGTGGGTCTTGGGATCAAAAAGATCAAAGGTGCAAACGCTGTACAGGTCGGCGACTTGGTGAAAGAAAAAGTAGAAGAACTTAGATCAAGTCTTCCTCCTGGATTCGAACTAAATATCTCCAATGATAATACTACTTTTATCAGAGATTCAGTTCATGAATTAGTTTTTACTCTTATACTTTCTGCGGTGCTTACAGGGATTGTTTGTCGATTGTTCTTAGGAAATTGGAGCAGCACTTGGAACGTTCTTCTTGCAATTCCTACTTCAGTGATGGGAACTTTTTTGATCCTGTATTTTGCAGGTTTTACATTAAACACATTCACATTGCTCGGTCTTTCTTTAGCGACTGGTATAGTCGTAGATGATGCAATTATGGTATTGGAGAATATCAGTAGGCATAGAGAATCAGGAAAAACTTGGTTCCAAGCATCGTTAGATGGAGCGTCCGAAATACGGTTCGCAGCGTTAGCCGCTACACTTGCGATCATCGCGATCTTCCTTCCTGTCGCATTTATGTCAGGGATCATCGGACGTTACTTTTTGGAATTCGGAGTTACAGTTTCCGTGGCGGTTGCACTTTCTCTTTTTGAGGCATTGAGTTTTACCCCAATGAGAGCTTCTCGTTATAGAGAAAGTAAAGAAGCACAGAAAAAGCAAAGATCCAAATCGCCATTCACCTTGCCTGCAGATACATTCTTTTCTAAATTAAAGAATGCTGCGGATCGTTTTTCCTTTTTTAAAAGAATGGATCCAGTCATAGAGAATTTTCTTCAATTCTCAGAAAGAGTTTATGGGAGAATTTTAGAATTCGTAATTCGTAAACCTGGAACCGTGATCGTTTCATCTGTCCTATTCTTTGCGTTTTCTATTATCTTTTTGTTCCTATTGAAGAAGGAGTTCATTCCTCCTCAAGACATGGGAAGATTTATCGTTCGCGCAAAAATGCCGATCGGTTCCTCTATCATTCGTACAGATGAAGCAATGAAGAAGGTAGAAGGTTATCTCAGCACTCGACCTATTGTAGAAAAATTCCTGAGCAATGTGGGAGGAATGGGAGGCACTGAATCTAATACTGGAATGTTCTTCGTTACGATGAAGGATATGGGGAACCGTCCTAAGAGTAAAAAAACAGGAAGAGAGATCACTCAGTCCGAAGTATTTATAGAATTCAGAAAAGATCTGAAAGATCTTGTGCCCGAAGCAAAATTTTCCGTCCAAGATCTTTCTCAGAGAGGTTTCAGTGCCGGACGAGGTTATCCTGTTGAGTTGGTTTTGACTGGACCAGATTGGGCCACACTCGCAAAACTTTCGGACTCTATTCGTGAAAAATTAGATTCTTCTAAAACGATTTTGGACATAGATACCGACTATGTTTCCGGACAACCTGAAGTAAAAATTCTACCAAACAGAGAAGCAGCTGCGATCCGTGGTGTGAGTATGGCCAACATTGGTAATACGATCGGGCCTTTGATGGGAGGGCGTAACGTAAGTCGTTTTACCGAAAATGGTAGAAGTTTCGATGTTCGCGTTAAGATCGATAAGGACAAAGGAGAAAGCACCGATATCATTCCGAATATCGGGGTTAGGAA from Leptospira hartskeerlii includes the following:
- a CDS encoding biotin--[acetyl-CoA-carboxylase] ligase; its protein translation is MSFQLLDPEKGIFLSEAGSTNTILKGKEFPPGSWILADFQSSGRGRKGKTWSILGDEPFIFSGKFSSDSNLSSPGLFSLYVGVAVAKAILSVYPSTSKKDLRIKWPNDIYLNGKKVCGILIETEKEGEVWDWILGIGANLYGTEIPDYLIDAGFITSDQNEKGRRARFLETLLPLLNDAVLAISDGEKRIEFINEKLLWKGETIAWTESGEQKTATLLGVNEEGKLLARTSVGNMVEFIDSPEDFRSLE
- a CDS encoding efflux RND transporter permease subunit, with protein sequence MMMAAIILLGSIGFSRMGLSQMPDVDFPIVNVTLNLTGANAQVMETDVVDPIEEVLMTVQGVVEVRSVSTDGSATITVELELKRDVDVAVQEIQTKIAQVSNKLPDDLDPAIIMKSNPDDQPIIWVALTAPNRSDQEKMVFVKTRLKDKFQEIPGVGEIILGGYVDRTINVFLDPIRLLRAELTVTDIINTLTEQNIEVPSGRVQNKLSEVSLRAVGDVPTVEQFSNIYINSRSGAAMFRPVRLREVAKIEDGLDEIRRISRFNGVSAVGLGIKKIKGANAVQVGDLVKEKVEELRSSLPPGFELNISNDNTTFIRDSVHELVFTLILSAVLTGIVCRLFLGNWSSTWNVLLAIPTSVMGTFLILYFAGFTLNTFTLLGLSLATGIVVDDAIMVLENISRHRESGKTWFQASLDGASEIRFAALAATLAIIAIFLPVAFMSGIIGRYFLEFGVTVSVAVALSLFEALSFTPMRASRYRESKEAQKKQRSKSPFTLPADTFFSKLKNAADRFSFFKRMDPVIENFLQFSERVYGRILEFVIRKPGTVIVSSVLFFAFSIIFLFLLKKEFIPPQDMGRFIVRAKMPIGSSIIRTDEAMKKVEGYLSTRPIVEKFLSNVGGMGGTESNTGMFFVTMKDMGNRPKSKKTGREITQSEVFIEFRKDLKDLVPEAKFSVQDLSQRGFSAGRGYPVELVLTGPDWATLAKLSDSIREKLDSSKTILDIDTDYVSGQPEVKILPNREAAAIRGVSMANIGNTIGPLMGGRNVSRFTENGRSFDVRVKIDKDKGESTDIIPNIGVRNTYGEIVRLKDVLVLQATNTLKNITRVNRDRSIKIFGNPPKEKGQTWATTEAIRIAREMLPEGYHVEVTGSAKTASESQSSLSGALILGIIMSFMILASQFNSLKQPFYILLSMPFSFSGALIALFIAGQSFNMYSFIGLILLLGLVKKNSILLVEFVNHVRGEGKNIADAIRIGCPVRLRPVLMTTFSSIAAAIPPALALGPGAETRIPMAITILGGLIVSTLITLVVVPAAYYLMENEKDEVRRYS